A segment of the Pantoea trifolii genome:
GCCAGATCGTTGATCACACGAAACAGCGACAGGCCACCCGGCGAAGCCAGCCGATGCAACACGGGCGCCAGCGAACCAGCAAGATGCGTCTGCTGACCGACGGCAACAAAATCGATGCGTTCGTCGCTGAGCAAGGTGCGTGCGTCGGCTTGCTGGATGAACGTGATGCGATGGCCACGCGCCAGCAGCGTTTGTGCTAACGCCTGCAACGCGTGAAAGTGGCTGTAAAGCGGCGGCGCGATCACCGCAAAGTGGCCCACCGGCTGAGACGCGCTCAGTTGAACATCGCTAGCTGTTGATTAAACAGCGCGTGCATATATTGGCGCGTGGCGATGCCGCGATGGCAAGCGCAGGCAAGGTGTGCATCGGCGCTGCGCAGGTGATCGCGCAGGCGACGTTCCGCGCCGTCAGCACCGAGCATCTGTACCAGCGTGGATTTGCCCTGATCCTGATGCACATCTTTACCGGTGTGTTTGCAACCGTCGGCGAGGTCGTCGAGCAGCTGAAACGCCTGGCCCAGATCCTGGGCGAAGAAGCTAAGACGTTGCCGCACCTGCGGTGAAGCATCAGCGGCTATCGCTGCCATTTGCAGCGTGGCGCGAAACAGCACGCTGGTTTTCAGTTCGTTGGTCAGGGCGATCGCTTCTGGACTGCGGCTTTGCGCACCGTCATGCAGATCCTGGAACTGACCTTGTACCAAGCCCTGCAGGCCGACGGCCGCAGAGAGTTCGGCAATCGCTTCAGACTTTTGCATGGCAGGCAAACCGGGTGCAATAGCAATCACTTCAAATGCACGGCTCAGCAGTGCGATGGCGGCGAGAATCGCCACGTTTTCACCAAACTCGCGGTGTACGGTAGGGCGACCACGACGCATCTGCGCGTTATCCATCGAGGGAATGTCATCCAGAATCAGCGATGCCGCATGCACCATTTCCACTGCACAGGCGAGATCGAGAACGCCATTTTGCGTCAGCTCGCAACCCATATCGCGCGCTGCCAGCAGCAGTAATAAAGGACGGATGCGCTTACCCTCCGCTAGCGTTCCGGCACGCATTGCGGCACGCACGCGATCGCTTTGCTGTCC
Coding sequences within it:
- a CDS encoding polyprenyl synthetase family protein; amino-acid sequence: MTTHVDTTAHQTSELLQLQHILQAHLEHLLPAGQQSDRVRAAMRAGTLAEGKRIRPLLLLLAARDMGCELTQNGVLDLACAVEMVHAASLILDDIPSMDNAQMRRGRPTVHREFGENVAILAAIALLSRAFEVIAIAPGLPAMQKSEAIAELSAAVGLQGLVQGQFQDLHDGAQSRSPEAIALTNELKTSVLFRATLQMAAIAADASPQVRQRLSFFAQDLGQAFQLLDDLADGCKHTGKDVHQDQGKSTLVQMLGADGAERRLRDHLRSADAHLACACHRGIATRQYMHALFNQQLAMFN